The following coding sequences are from one Mycoplasma tullyi window:
- a CDS encoding restriction endonuclease subunit S, which produces MQVNINQATEHKRHWIRETANVNLLLPSLSIQNKIVDILDNFEQACSKLNTGLPKEIELRNNQYEYYRDQIFNYLNANKDHRTEK; this is translated from the coding sequence ATGCAGGTTAACATTAATCAAGCTACTGAACACAAAAGACATTGAATTCGAGAAACTGCAAATGTAAATTTATTGTTACCTTCACTTTCTATCCAAAATAAAATAGTCGATATTCTAGACAACTTTGAACAAGCTTGTTCAAAGTTAAATACTGGACTTCCGAAAGAAATTGAGCTAAGAAATAACCAATACGAATACTACAGAGATCAAATCTTTAATTATTTAAATGCTAACAAAGATCATAGAACAGAAAAATAA
- a CDS encoding type I restriction-modification system subunit M produces MENKKELERKSLLQKIWAIANAVRCRFEVPILRNYILGFLFYRFLSENITRKINANMKKWNEEFDFSTSDESQLPKELFENARENVGYYISPNNLFCNVAKNSSTNKNLNIDLKKIFEDIEISTKGLDSEEDFRGLFDNLNFNDNRWGKTPDDKSKNISNALIKISEIDFGNYWDNSIDAFGDAYEYLMTMYAKNAAQSDGEFFTPQEVSELLAKITLIDFNNLSENHIYKQRVDRVYDPTCGSGSLLLKFAKILPKEEGEVKVRFYGQELNISTFNLARMNMFLHDIPYDNFRIASGDTLKDPDPVIDQYKGKYDAIVANPPFSEPWEGEDNPTLANDPRFTPAGVLAPKGYADWAFTMHILSYLAETGTAAVVNFPGALSRPDVEVKIRKYFVENNYIDTIIQLPKDLFFSTKTDTCIIVLRKNRKDDKVLFVDASKLFIRIDAKNKLTKEHQEQILDVIINRKEIEYFSKLVSKQEIETKTRDWNLSVNKYVEKKSTKKIINIVELNKQIKETTLRVNELRTKIDQIVDELENE; encoded by the coding sequence GTGGAAAACAAAAAAGAATTAGAGCGTAAAAGTTTGCTTCAAAAAATATGAGCTATCGCTAATGCCGTTAGATGTAGATTTGAAGTTCCGATTTTAAGAAATTATATTTTAGGATTCTTATTCTATAGATTTCTTTCAGAAAACATAACTAGAAAAATCAATGCTAATATGAAAAAATGAAACGAAGAGTTTGATTTTTCTACTTCTGACGAATCACAATTACCAAAAGAATTATTTGAAAATGCAAGAGAAAATGTTGGATATTACATTAGTCCTAATAATTTGTTTTGTAATGTTGCTAAAAACTCTTCAACTAATAAAAATTTAAATATCGACTTAAAAAAAATTTTTGAAGACATCGAAATATCAACCAAAGGATTGGACTCAGAAGAAGATTTTAGGGGTTTGTTCGACAACTTAAATTTCAATGACAATAGATGAGGGAAAACACCAGATGACAAAAGTAAGAACATATCAAACGCATTAATTAAAATCTCTGAAATTGACTTTGGTAATTATTGGGATAATAGTATCGATGCTTTTGGTGATGCATATGAATACTTAATGACTATGTATGCTAAAAATGCCGCTCAAAGTGATGGAGAATTTTTTACTCCCCAAGAAGTCAGTGAACTTTTGGCAAAAATTACCTTAATTGATTTTAATAATTTAAGTGAAAATCATATATATAAACAAAGAGTAGATAGAGTTTATGACCCGACTTGTGGCAGTGGATCGTTATTATTAAAGTTTGCCAAAATTTTGCCTAAAGAAGAAGGTGAAGTTAAGGTTAGATTTTATGGTCAAGAACTTAATATATCTACATTCAACCTTGCAAGAATGAATATGTTCTTGCACGATATTCCATATGATAATTTTAGAATAGCTTCAGGTGATACTTTAAAGGATCCTGATCCAGTAATAGATCAATACAAAGGTAAATATGATGCGATCGTGGCTAATCCTCCTTTTTCAGAACCTTGAGAAGGTGAAGATAATCCGACTTTGGCTAACGATCCTAGATTTACTCCAGCTGGTGTTTTAGCTCCTAAAGGATATGCAGATTGAGCTTTTACTATGCATATTCTTTCTTATTTAGCTGAAACTGGTACTGCTGCAGTCGTTAATTTTCCTGGTGCTTTATCCCGTCCTGATGTAGAAGTTAAAATAAGAAAATATTTTGTAGAGAATAATTACATTGATACTATTATCCAATTACCCAAAGATTTATTTTTTAGTACCAAAACAGATACTTGTATCATAGTATTAAGAAAAAACCGTAAAGATGATAAAGTATTGTTCGTTGACGCTTCAAAATTATTCATAAGAATTGATGCTAAAAATAAATTAACTAAAGAACATCAAGAACAAATCTTAGATGTAATTATTAATAGAAAAGAAATTGAATATTTTTCTAAATTAGTTTCAAAACAAGAAATTGAAACTAAAACTAGAGATTGGAATTTATCAGTCAATAAGTATGTTGAAAAGAAATCTACTAAAAAAATAATTAATATTGTCGAGCTAAACAAACAGATCAAAGAAACTACTTTAAGAGTAAATGAATTAAGAACTAAAATCGATCAAATTGTTGACGAACTGGAAAACGAATAA
- a CDS encoding AlbA family DNA-binding domain-containing protein, whose protein sequence is MSSNITAEFIQNIISDKIKESNVLEYKSYFFERGKLNDIGSSAINDLIKIISSFSNASGGRIIIGIREDNNHNPAEIIDTGVNKTNFEEWEQSLRNKITTSTNPNIYGIEIELVEIEQDKNCIVITVPDSVLKPHAIYNGTKDEFYIRNGNVTNPMRYNDLKSTFHQFEFKQEAITRFINDRLSLILNGYPDETFITDSSLVLHIIPEWSLNRSNFLDLKLLEKRENFGVLFPPNKYTSQLYNADGILKILGYDSDRNYMSYIQVFTNGRIEVTEARLLNYYENDNDKYVIYEWNVLEKGLVQQIHNYLETLEELKVYGNYYITVTLLNVKGKTVRINWWPEYSKPFIHNIVRTPLVKYGPNDEFEKAMYPILTTLAHACGLSKSYFYDDDNNPIKEMFNFENK, encoded by the coding sequence GTGAGTAGCAATATCACTGCTGAATTTATTCAAAATATAATAAGTGACAAAATCAAAGAATCAAATGTATTAGAATACAAATCTTACTTTTTTGAAAGAGGAAAGCTAAATGATATAGGATCGTCTGCTATCAATGATTTGATTAAGATAATTAGTTCGTTTTCAAATGCAAGTGGGGGAAGAATAATCATTGGTATAAGAGAAGACAATAATCATAACCCTGCTGAAATAATAGATACAGGAGTTAACAAAACTAATTTTGAAGAATGAGAACAATCCTTAAGGAATAAAATCACTACTTCTACAAATCCTAATATCTATGGTATTGAAATTGAACTAGTCGAGATAGAACAAGATAAAAACTGTATTGTTATAACCGTTCCAGATAGTGTTTTAAAACCGCACGCAATCTATAATGGAACAAAAGACGAATTCTATATAAGAAATGGTAACGTTACTAATCCAATGAGATACAACGATCTCAAAAGTACGTTTCATCAGTTTGAATTCAAACAAGAAGCTATAACCAGATTTATAAATGATCGACTATCTTTAATACTTAATGGTTATCCCGATGAAACGTTTATTACGGATAGTTCTCTGGTGTTGCATATAATCCCTGAATGATCGTTAAATCGATCAAATTTTTTGGATTTAAAACTCTTAGAAAAAAGGGAAAATTTTGGTGTATTATTTCCTCCTAATAAATATACTAGTCAGTTATATAATGCTGATGGAATACTTAAAATCCTTGGGTACGATTCAGATCGTAATTACATGTCTTACATTCAAGTATTTACTAACGGAAGAATTGAAGTAACCGAAGCACGGTTATTGAATTATTATGAGAATGATAATGATAAGTATGTAATTTACGAATGAAATGTACTTGAGAAGGGTCTAGTACAACAGATTCATAATTATCTCGAAACTTTAGAGGAATTGAAAGTGTATGGCAATTACTATATTACTGTTACCTTACTAAATGTTAAAGGGAAAACAGTAAGAATAAATTGATGGCCAGAATATTCTAAGCCGTTCATACATAACATAGTAAGAACTCCGCTTGTTAAATACGGTCCAAATGATGAATTTGAAAAGGCGATGTACCCCATATTAACTACATTAGCTCATGCTTGTGGTTTAAGCAAATCGTATTTTTATGACGATGACAACAACCCTATAAAAGAGATGTTTAATTTTGAAAATAAATAA
- a CDS encoding leucyl aminopeptidase, producing the protein METTTKKSKKMLLIQAKVNNKLKDYTFKTEGHSVLFEFMSHYDGVKFYNKLVEMFSAQKEKVEVDFNSFLTATDTDKETVALLVASAIEYASVIPFTRKTKPETKPSFLIKVTKEHRPIYEAAKNVAEAITLSRRLQDTPSDVLYPETFVDLFKNEFKDLKNVKLSVYNKDQIKKMGLNLLYGVNKGSERECRFLVVEYLNNKSSKEKFAYVGKGITYDSGGMNLKTGPHMRHMKYDMSGAAIVMSTVLALAKNKVKTNVVGLAPLTENLIGPKAQRPDDIVIAYNKKTVEIDNTDAEGRLVLADAISYAALDIKATRIFDVATLTGLMSYILGKTYTGVFSTSDKYWSEFETNAFAAGEAVWRLPMHNDYLEMLKTPLADIANSTNAPHAGSSRAAMFLNEFAEGVDLIHCDIAGTGSDKLGLGLSPMIRALYLQAKNQK; encoded by the coding sequence ATGGAAACTACTACAAAAAAATCAAAGAAGATGTTATTAATCCAAGCTAAGGTTAATAACAAATTAAAAGACTACACTTTTAAAACAGAAGGACACAGTGTACTGTTTGAATTCATGTCACACTATGATGGTGTGAAGTTTTATAACAAACTAGTAGAAATGTTTTCTGCTCAAAAAGAAAAAGTTGAAGTTGATTTCAATAGCTTTTTAACAGCAACTGATACTGATAAAGAAACTGTAGCATTATTAGTTGCTAGTGCAATTGAATATGCTAGTGTGATTCCGTTTACAAGAAAAACTAAACCTGAAACTAAACCAAGTTTCTTAATTAAGGTTACAAAAGAACACAGACCGATTTATGAAGCTGCTAAAAATGTGGCTGAAGCAATCACATTATCTAGAAGATTACAAGATACTCCTTCAGATGTTTTATACCCAGAAACATTCGTAGATCTATTTAAAAACGAATTCAAGGATCTTAAGAATGTTAAGTTATCTGTATATAACAAAGACCAAATTAAGAAGATGGGTCTAAACCTTTTATATGGTGTTAATAAAGGTTCTGAACGTGAATGTAGATTCTTAGTTGTTGAATACTTAAACAACAAATCATCTAAAGAAAAATTTGCTTACGTAGGTAAGGGAATTACTTATGATTCAGGTGGGATGAACTTAAAAACTGGACCTCACATGAGACACATGAAATATGATATGTCAGGTGCAGCAATTGTGATGTCAACAGTTTTAGCACTAGCTAAAAACAAAGTTAAAACTAATGTTGTTGGACTTGCACCATTAACAGAAAACTTAATTGGTCCAAAAGCTCAACGTCCAGATGATATCGTAATTGCTTACAACAAGAAAACTGTTGAAATCGACAACACTGATGCTGAAGGTCGATTAGTGTTAGCTGATGCAATTTCATACGCTGCACTTGATATCAAAGCTACAAGAATCTTTGATGTAGCTACATTAACTGGATTAATGAGCTACATTCTAGGTAAAACTTACACTGGGGTGTTCTCAACTTCTGATAAGTACTGAAGTGAATTTGAAACTAATGCTTTTGCAGCTGGTGAAGCAGTATGAAGATTACCAATGCACAACGATTATTTAGAAATGCTAAAAACTCCATTAGCTGATATTGCTAACTCAACAAACGCACCACACGCTGGTTCATCACGTGCTGCAATGTTCTTAAACGAATTTGCTGAAGGTGTTGATCTAATTCACTGTGATATTGCA
- a CDS encoding SLAC1 family transporter, with amino-acid sequence MSRKLISKKFEQVPLGLSGLTLGTIGLGFGWEALLTHFELGSSNPQNYKIATLVVLSLLVLLSLLYGTIVGVKYLTNKKQFVGYLRTPNQSGLVFPFFMALGLFGNFLGYLNVNYFQANFIFSIVVNIIVVFSTLCHVLCLIFFINVVLAKHDLEKDEVYTSWNIPLVGLAISCAFYPNLGINNPYYLAYYQILWLICSFFFIGSYFLFGYKQLFKGFANKKDLGSMSIMASPPNLLLVGFLQVFNPILHQRALLINFSITGFNIVIYALIFFSMVGLFIFFLTAIKLLVMRDFSFSWAAFTFSGAINVRSFLDTIAQDSIPNSMYYILLGISFGLISIVSLIVSFLTIKTFLNFNKWFEYETKVHTSGMV; translated from the coding sequence ATGTCAAGAAAACTGATTAGTAAAAAGTTCGAGCAAGTCCCACTTGGTCTAAGTGGATTAACACTGGGTACAATTGGACTTGGCTTTGGTTGAGAAGCTTTATTAACCCACTTTGAATTAGGTAGTTCAAACCCCCAAAATTATAAGATAGCAACCTTAGTGGTGCTATCTTTGTTGGTGTTGTTGTCGTTATTGTATGGAACAATAGTTGGGGTTAAATACCTAACCAATAAAAAGCAATTTGTTGGTTATTTAAGAACACCAAACCAATCTGGTTTGGTTTTTCCTTTTTTTATGGCCTTGGGGCTGTTTGGTAACTTCTTAGGTTATCTTAATGTTAATTATTTCCAAGCCAACTTCATCTTTAGTATAGTTGTTAATATCATTGTTGTATTTTCAACCCTATGTCATGTTTTGTGTTTAATCTTTTTTATTAATGTTGTGTTAGCAAAACATGACCTAGAAAAAGATGAAGTGTATACTTCATGAAATATTCCCTTAGTGGGTTTAGCAATCAGTTGTGCTTTTTATCCCAATCTAGGAATTAATAACCCTTACTATTTAGCTTATTATCAAATCCTTTGATTAATCTGTTCGTTCTTTTTTATCGGATCTTACTTCTTATTTGGTTATAAACAGTTGTTCAAAGGATTTGCTAATAAAAAGGATCTTGGATCGATGTCAATCATGGCATCACCACCCAACTTATTGTTGGTTGGTTTTTTACAAGTATTCAATCCAATCCTACACCAACGTGCATTACTAATTAACTTTTCAATTACTGGATTTAATATTGTTATTTATGCACTAATCTTCTTTTCAATGGTGGGATTATTTATCTTTTTCTTAACTGCTATTAAGTTATTAGTAATGCGCGACTTTAGTTTTTCTTGAGCTGCTTTTACTTTCTCAGGAGCAATTAATGTTAGATCGTTCTTAGATACAATAGCTCAAGATTCAATACCTAATAGTATGTATTACATCTTATTAGGTATTAGTTTTGGGTTAATAAGTATTGTTAGTTTAATCGTTAGTTTTTTAACGATTAAAACGTTCTTGAACTTTAACAAGTGATTTGAGTATGAAACTAAAGTTCATACTAGTGGGATGGTTTAG
- a CDS encoding type I restriction endonuclease subunit R, EcoR124 family, with protein MDIKHILEQEDLVIATKRPEKKLHPEVRSEEEIEVFLINNLKNLGYEYAENIKNLDALKINLRERMNELNKDDLQKRPRPDGNWELSDREWQIFCDEYLLNKKHRSIEKTRLLQEPGAHRYTLTRDGDKIEVNLKIIDKDNWAKNTLQVINQFNVITEDGIKNRYDVTILVNGLPLCHIELKRRGWKLEDAFNQIKRYWDVSLQETDGLFDYVQLFVISNWTDTRYYSNTVRDNNWRKNTDTKRNKEYHSYKQTSHWADLENEKIDDLEGFTNTFLTKNVLINVLTKYCVFNSNEELLVMRPYQIAAVEKIMSKVECAINNTDYLGKDQSRGYVWHTTGSGKTLTSFKTAQLISSIYKFHKVYKVVFVVDRMDLNHQTQREYNKFQEGAASNASSVRTLDKLFKNQDKSEKIIVTTIQKLTRLINSYNSPKRKDYDETLDNEKLHGEELRHKIIVFIFDECHRSQFGKMHSAISKYFKKSMMFGFTGTPIFEKNSNISLDGHKLTTAHLFGNRQEPLHIYTIEHAWKDDKVLKLKHHTVGKFVKSDEIRDGDKKTTPLIDVRPVFEGYEKIKDITTYILDNFDKYTLRLKNSNYYDTRWKLVEKYGYEQFESYRSQLPGFNSMLAASSIDAAKLYYSYFKESQKECDVKNKLNVAIVYNYANKEMGSDDEVDKNLVAYDSHANTDLGDENPEELDHNMKSDDKEFLENAIKDYNKLFDTSYEIHDLKSYYNDVSRRTKNGSIDILIVVNMMLTGFDAPQLNTIWIDKNLKDHGLIQAFSRVNRVFDKTKPYGNVVCFRNIKKAAREAFALFRVKETDNYLELKGFDAYYYGDEITEGYKVIVEKLRDKFPFDSLRDIKLKEEKKDFMKTFNKWLRAHRFLYAFDEFKDDKVILEQAEIDDYKGYYLSFKEQLNEFIKLEDISDAVTYKIDDFDINYEAELFKAHDYDLDHIDNLIYSEIKNKTKGVIKEKDKSEFAKYLWDQIKKPTYSSSFLRTRKELIESFIMYANFDPDLIKQSSDVGDQFIRYVKQTIDDRLEKIAKKYEMEIKKLTDYFNGCIKDDEPPRRGRGFSSLFVSGSPWAPLPKLRDEYNKKRELEDKAFNELTDLFIETNLSN; from the coding sequence ATGGATATTAAACATATTTTAGAACAAGAAGATCTAGTAATTGCAACTAAAAGGCCTGAAAAAAAATTACATCCAGAAGTCAGAAGTGAAGAAGAAATTGAAGTTTTTTTAATTAACAATTTAAAGAATTTAGGTTATGAATATGCCGAAAATATTAAAAACCTAGATGCTTTAAAAATTAATTTAAGAGAACGAATGAACGAGTTGAATAAAGATGATTTGCAAAAGAGACCTCGTCCAGATGGTAATTGAGAATTATCAGATAGAGAATGACAAATATTTTGTGACGAATATTTGCTTAATAAAAAACATCGTTCTATTGAAAAAACAAGACTTTTGCAAGAACCTGGTGCTCACAGATACACTTTAACAAGAGACGGTGACAAGATCGAAGTTAATTTAAAAATAATTGATAAAGATAATTGGGCTAAAAACACACTTCAAGTAATTAATCAATTTAATGTCATCACAGAGGATGGCATTAAAAATCGTTATGATGTAACAATTCTAGTTAATGGGTTACCTTTATGTCATATTGAATTAAAGCGTCGTGGTTGAAAACTTGAGGATGCATTTAATCAAATTAAACGTTATTGAGATGTTTCATTACAAGAGACTGACGGGCTTTTTGATTACGTTCAATTGTTTGTTATCTCTAATTGAACTGATACTAGATATTACTCGAATACAGTTAGAGATAACAACTGACGTAAAAATACTGATACGAAAAGAAATAAAGAATATCATTCATATAAACAAACTTCTCATTGAGCAGATTTAGAGAACGAGAAAATCGATGATTTGGAAGGATTTACTAATACGTTTCTAACTAAAAATGTTTTGATAAATGTTTTAACAAAATATTGTGTTTTTAATAGTAATGAAGAATTATTAGTAATGCGACCTTATCAAATTGCTGCTGTTGAAAAAATCATGTCTAAGGTTGAATGTGCCATTAATAATACTGATTATCTAGGAAAAGATCAATCTAGAGGTTATGTATGACATACTACGGGAAGTGGAAAGACCTTAACCTCATTTAAAACTGCACAATTAATTAGTTCAATTTACAAATTTCATAAAGTGTATAAAGTCGTATTCGTTGTTGATCGAATGGATTTAAATCATCAAACTCAACGAGAATATAATAAATTCCAAGAAGGTGCAGCATCCAACGCTTCAAGTGTAAGAACATTAGATAAATTATTTAAAAACCAAGACAAATCTGAAAAAATCATTGTCACTACAATTCAAAAATTAACCAGATTAATTAATTCATATAATTCACCTAAAAGGAAAGATTATGATGAAACATTAGATAATGAAAAACTTCATGGCGAAGAATTAAGACATAAAATAATCGTCTTTATATTTGATGAATGTCATCGCAGTCAGTTTGGTAAAATGCATTCTGCAATATCTAAGTATTTCAAGAAATCAATGATGTTTGGTTTTACTGGCACACCGATTTTTGAAAAAAATTCAAATATATCACTCGATGGTCATAAATTAACCACAGCTCATTTATTTGGCAATAGACAAGAACCTTTGCACATTTATACGATTGAACATGCTTGAAAAGATGATAAAGTATTAAAACTAAAACATCATACTGTTGGTAAATTTGTGAAATCCGATGAAATTAGAGATGGCGACAAAAAAACAACACCCCTTATTGATGTCCGACCTGTCTTTGAAGGTTATGAAAAAATCAAAGATATAACAACTTATATCTTGGACAATTTCGACAAATACACGCTAAGACTTAAAAATAGTAATTATTACGATACTAGATGAAAACTGGTAGAAAAGTATGGTTATGAACAATTTGAATCATATCGCTCGCAACTTCCTGGTTTTAATAGTATGCTAGCAGCTTCATCAATTGATGCAGCTAAACTATATTATTCATATTTTAAAGAATCGCAAAAAGAATGTGATGTTAAAAATAAATTAAATGTTGCGATTGTTTATAACTATGCCAATAAAGAAATGGGGTCTGATGACGAAGTAGATAAAAATCTTGTAGCTTATGATAGTCATGCAAATACGGATTTAGGTGATGAAAATCCTGAAGAATTAGACCACAATATGAAGAGTGATGATAAAGAATTTCTTGAAAATGCTATCAAAGATTACAATAAATTGTTCGATACTAGTTATGAAATTCATGATCTAAAATCGTACTATAACGACGTATCAAGAAGAACAAAAAATGGATCTATCGATATTTTAATTGTTGTTAACATGATGTTAACGGGGTTTGATGCACCACAATTAAATACCATTTGAATCGATAAAAATCTAAAAGATCACGGTTTAATTCAAGCATTTTCAAGAGTTAATCGAGTTTTTGATAAAACCAAACCTTATGGAAATGTTGTATGTTTTAGAAACATTAAAAAAGCTGCTAGAGAGGCTTTTGCATTATTCAGAGTAAAAGAGACCGATAATTATCTCGAATTAAAAGGTTTTGATGCTTATTATTATGGAGATGAAATCACTGAAGGTTATAAAGTCATCGTTGAAAAACTTAGAGATAAATTTCCATTTGATTCTTTAAGAGATATCAAATTAAAAGAAGAAAAGAAAGACTTTATGAAAACATTTAATAAATGATTAAGAGCGCATCGTTTTCTTTATGCATTTGACGAATTCAAAGATGATAAAGTGATTCTTGAACAAGCTGAAATTGACGATTATAAGGGTTATTATCTAAGTTTTAAAGAACAACTTAATGAATTCATAAAACTTGAAGATATTTCAGATGCCGTAACATATAAAATTGATGATTTTGATATAAATTATGAAGCTGAATTATTCAAAGCACATGATTATGATTTAGATCATATTGATAATTTAATCTATTCCGAAATTAAAAATAAGACTAAAGGTGTTATTAAAGAAAAAGACAAAAGCGAATTTGCTAAATATCTTTGAGATCAAATCAAAAAACCTACATATAGCTCAAGTTTTCTTAGAACTAGAAAAGAACTTATTGAAAGTTTTATTATGTATGCAAATTTTGATCCTGATTTAATTAAACAGTCTTCTGATGTGGGAGATCAATTTATAAGATATGTTAAACAAACCATAGATGACAGATTAGAAAAAATCGCTAAAAAATACGAAATGGAAATAAAAAAATTAACTGATTATTTTAACGGCTGCATTAAAGATGATGAACCTCCTAGACGCGGAAGAGGATTCTCGTCACTGTTTGTATCGGGTAGTCCTTGAGCTCCCTTGCCAAAACTTAGAGATGAATATAATAAAAAAAGAGAACTGGAAGACAAAGCCTTTAATGAATTAACTGATTTATTCATTGAAACTAACTTATCTAATTAA
- a CDS encoding restriction endonuclease subunit S → MNKIQKLINELCPHGVETKKLGEICAVKKGKQLNRESLFKEGCIPVINGGINPSGYINEGFNFDKNHITISQGGASAGYIQWMDVPFFAGAHCFVLTNVSIYDRYLYYFLKSKQEYIMNLKYGSGIPALDKKTILNLEIPVPPLKIQEEIVKILDSFTELTAELTAELTAELNMRSDQYEYYRDKLLNFENNPKITIKKLIEVTTWNKKFENCNNSKTLNISSILRKKANEIAKEDGDIRILTTGIVELYTYEENNEKLIFQGEVIAIPSGGSAKIKYHNGKFIDAGNLLGTSLDSNIIKTKFLYYFLINNIDLIENSFKGSGIKHPNMSEILNIDIPIPSISIQNRIIDFLDNFEQTCSKLNIGLPKEIELRNQQYEYYREQIFSYLTTGEFERER, encoded by the coding sequence ATGAATAAAATTCAAAAATTAATTAATGAACTTTGTCCACATGGGGTTGAAACTAAAAAATTGGGTGAGATATGTGCTGTTAAAAAGGGCAAACAACTAAATCGAGAAAGTTTATTTAAAGAAGGATGCATTCCAGTTATCAATGGTGGTATTAATCCTTCTGGATATATAAACGAAGGTTTTAATTTTGATAAAAACCACATTACAATTAGTCAAGGTGGAGCCAGTGCAGGTTATATTCAATGAATGGATGTACCATTCTTTGCTGGAGCTCATTGTTTTGTTTTGACTAATGTTTCGATTTATGATCGGTACTTATATTACTTTTTAAAAAGTAAACAAGAATACATCATGAATCTTAAGTATGGTTCTGGAATTCCTGCGTTAGATAAAAAAACTATTTTGAATTTAGAAATTCCTGTTCCACCATTAAAAATACAAGAAGAGATTGTGAAGATTCTTGATTCATTCACAGAGCTTACAGCAGAGCTTACAGCAGAGCTTACAGCAGAGCTTAATATGCGTTCAGATCAGTATGAATATTATAGAGATAAGCTACTTAATTTTGAGAATAATCCAAAAATAACAATTAAAAAATTAATTGAAGTTACTACTTGAAATAAAAAATTTGAAAATTGTAACAACTCTAAAACGTTAAATATTTCAAGCATCTTAAGAAAAAAAGCAAATGAAATTGCTAAAGAAGATGGTGACATACGAATATTAACAACAGGTATCGTAGAACTATATACTTATGAAGAAAACAATGAAAAATTAATTTTTCAGGGAGAAGTCATAGCTATACCTTCAGGTGGTTCAGCTAAGATTAAATACCATAACGGTAAATTCATTGATGCAGGTAATTTATTAGGAACTAGTTTAGATTCAAATATTATAAAAACTAAGTTTTTATATTATTTCTTAATTAATAATATTGATCTCATTGAAAATTCTTTTAAAGGTTCAGGGATTAAGCACCCTAATATGTCTGAAATATTAAATATTGATATTCCAATCCCATCGATCAGTATTCAAAATAGAATAATCGATTTCTTGGATAATTTTGAACAAACTTGTTCAAAGTTAAACATTGGTCTACCCAAAGAAATTGAATTAAGAAACCAACAGTACGAATACTATAGAGAACAAATCTTTAGTTACTTAACTACTGGCGAATTCGAGAGAGAGAGATAA